The Bradyrhizobium guangxiense genomic sequence GCTCGGTGAACGCTTCAAGTTCATCAACGCCGAGAAGGTGCAGGGCTTCAAGGCCGGCGCGCTCCGGATCGCGATGGATCGCACCGCGGCCGATGCCGAGATCATCGGCATCCTGGATGCCGACTATGTCGTCGAGCCCGACTGGCTGAAGGATCTCGTGCCCGCCTTCGCCGATCCGCGTGTCGGCCTCGTGCAGGCGCCGCAGGAGCACCGCGATGGCGATCTGTCGATCATGCACTACATCATGAACGGCGAATATGCCGGCTTCTTCGACATCGGCATGGTCCAGCGCAACGAGCTCAACGCCGTCATCGTGCACGGCACGATGTGCCTGATCCGCCGCGCCGCGATGGACATGGCGGGCGGCTGGTCGTCCGACACGATCTGCGAGGACTCAGATCTCGGTCTTGCGATCCAGGAGCTCGGCTGGACCACGCACTACACCAACACCCGCTACGGCGCGGGCCTGCTGCCGGACACCTACGAGGCTTTCAAGAAGCAGCGGCATCGCTGGGCCTATGGCGGCCTGCAGATCGTGAAGAAGCATTGGCGCCGCTTCCTGCCGGGCGCGAGCCGGCTGACCGCCGACCAGAAGCGCGAATACGGCCTCGGCTGGCTGAACTGGCTGGGCGCCGAGAGCCTCGGCGTGGTGGTGGCGCTGCTCAACCTCGTCTGGGTGCCGATCGTCGCCTTCGCCGACATCGCCATCCCCGACAAGATCCTGACGCTGCCGATCATCGGCGCCTTCGTCGTCTCGCTGGTGCACTTCCTGTCGATGTACCGCGCCCGCGTCGCCATCAAGCCTGGCCAGATGCTGGGTGCCATGATCGCGGCGATGAGCGTGCAGTGGACGGTGTCGCGCGCGGTGGCGCAGGGCCTCATCACCGAGCACATCGCGTTCGCGCGCACCTCCAAGGGCGGCCTGTCCCGGATGTCGATCGAGTTCCAGGCGTTCTGGGAGGCCGTGATCGGCACCCTGCTCCTGGTCGGCGCCGGCGTCCTGATCGCCTCCAACAGCTTCCGCCAGATCACCGAGATCTACATCTTCGCCGGTGTCCTCGTGCTGCAGAGCCTTCCGTTCCTGGCGGCCGTCGCCATCGCCATCCTCGAGCTCAGCCGCATCAACTCGTTCCAGTTCTGGCGCGACAGCGCGATCCGCACCGCCGAGCTGATCGGGCTGCGCCCGGTCGCCCTGCCCCACCCGGGCGGCACGCCGCAGCCGGTGCCGAGCGAGGTGCGGCGGGAGACGAACTGACCGACGAAAGCTCACCTAGTGGCCAGCCTTCGAGACGCCCGCCGGGGCCAGGAAGAGGTATGGTGTCTGCGGCAAGCCCTTAGACCCTCATGGTGAGGAGCCCGCCAAAGCCGGCGTCTCGAACCATAAAGGCCGAGCTCCGTCGGCGTCCCTCTGCAGTTCGGCGTGGATGACGGCCCGCCAATCAGGTTGAAATTCCCGGCCTAACCAGCGGAGGCAGCGAGCGAATCCCCGCCCCTGCCAGGACTTTCGGCAGCCACGCCCGCTATTGACCTCCGCAGCCACTCCCCCTACACAGCCCGGGCCGAAGGCATGATCCGGAAACAGCCGGTTTTCCCCGCGACGCAAATTGGGCGGAGCGGCAAGACATGCTTCTCGAATGTCCGACAACGATGGCCATCTCGTCAAAGCCATCAGCGGCCATGGGAGCGCGTAGCTCAGCCGGTAGAGCACGTGACTTTTAATCACGGGGTCCTGGGTTCGAGCCCCAGCGCGCTCACCAACTAACCAATTGCCAATAAACAAATCTCCCAGTTCGCGGGCCTGTCAGGAAGTAGGCGCGGGTACAAACTGGGCTCGCCGGGGTACAAACTCAGTTCATCGCCTGTTCTGGACGCGCGCGAAGTGGCAGTGCGCCCCTCCTTCTGAGGGCACCCTTTGTACAGCTCCCGGCCGCCGCGCGGGCGGGGCTGGCAATGGCCTTGCTGTGCAGGCGAGAGCGCCGGACGGCGTCCAATTTCCGGGGGCGCCATGATCAAGAAAGACCGCGCGAATCGCGCCGGCTGATGGCGGTAAATTAATCAGCCGGCCTTAGTTTCATCGACGGCCGAACTAATCTCCTTGCGCCGATAGAGGGCAGCAGCACGCTCGCGCTGTTCATTCGACCATGATGCGTACCAAGAATCGATGATCAATTGATGGGCGCGGAGCAACTCGTCCGAGTGCTGCAGGACAGCATCATTTGCATGTTGAATCTTGAGATTCATAGCGGAATCATCCTGCTTCGCGTGTAGATAGCAAACTACCATCGTATTAACGGGGAGTAAATTCACTTGTGCGCCGCATTTTCTCGAATTGACTTCCCAGAAATTTTCCTAGGATTCGTCGCTCCGGTCGGCGTTGAAATGATCTCGTCGTTGAAGCACTTCCGCACTCACTTTGAAAGGTTTGGATACAACGTCATCCCCATCAAAGTCACAGATGTCTTCAAGGAACTTCAGACAGTCGTTAAGCCGCGCGAGGAACTGGTTCCTAGCCCTCCGCATATTCGCCTTGAGCGATACATAAAATACGGCAACCAACTCAGAGAATTTTTTGAAGACGATGCAATCTTGGCTGGGCTCACGATTGCGAGCATTGTCAGAGAACGAGTGAAGCAAGCTACTGACAAAGTATCCACGCCCAACAAGACCGTCTTTTTCCTCTATCAATTCAAGCGACGCGAGGAAGTTGATCTACTGAGATCGATTTATGGCAGAGTGTTCTTCCAGGTATCAATTTATTCTCGATATGGTGCTCGAGTAGAGCACCTGGCCAAGTCTTTCGCGCGAGCAGAGAACTCTGGCACAAGCGACCCATTTCGTTCAAAAGCCGAGGCTATCGTCCAGACCGATCAGAACGAAGCCGACAATACGCATGGACAACGCGTGTCAGCGATCTTCCATAACGGAGACTTGATCCTCAACTCCGATGCGAGCGATCAGGCTTTAGAGGACCAGATCTGTCGTTTCGTAAATCTGCTGTTTGGATCGAACAAGATTTCGCCTACGCGCGATGAATATGGAATGTTTGTTGCCAAATCGGCTGCATTGCGAACACTTGATCTATCTCGCCAGGTCGGAGCCGCCGTCTTCTCCAGCGACGGTGAAATTCTCTCGATGGGATCCAATGAAGTACCGAAGGCACATGGCGGAACGTATTGGTCGGATGATCCCAAGAAAATTGATGATCGAGACTACGTGCGTGAATACGACAGCAACGATCTCCGGAAACGCGAACTTCTATCCGAACTAACAAAAGCTCTTGATGTCAAAACCGAAGCCGCGACCTTGCCGGCAGTTAAAAACACCCAGTTCATGGATGCGCTAGAGTATGGCAGAATCATCCATGCCGAAATGTCGGCAATTTGCGACGCCGCAAGGCTTGGCCGTGCGTTGGGCGGCGCGACTCTCTACTCAACAACATTCCCATGCCACATGTGCGCCAAGCACGTCGTCGCTGCAGGAATCGCCAAGGTCGTATTTCTTGAGCCCTATCCGAAGAGTTTGACGGCTTCATTGCACGGAGATTCTGTGCGGATCGAAGGAGCTGATAGAGGTCGGTATCAGGATTACCCGGCCGTGGATTTTGTTCATTTCCATGGCATCTCACATCGGCGCTATCGTGAACTTTTTGAAAGAACAAAACGAAAGGATCCGAGCGGCCATTTTCTGGAGTGGCATAATCCGTTTGTTGACGAACATGGCACCAAGACTCCAAGGCCGCTCATTGACCTACAATTCCCGTTCTATCTCGAGCTCGAAAAGATCACTGTCGAGGCATACAAAAATCTCATATCGCCGCCCAAAGTGACGGATGGTTTAGTGGCAGCCGCCTCTCCTGAAGCGGCGCAGAAGACGACAGAGAACTGACACCACAGGACTGTATCGCCACTAGCAACGACCATACCCGTCAGTAGCCGTACGTTCCTCGCATGCTCGAGCCAATCCAACCAGCGGCTCCGTAGAACATCCCATAGCTGATCCAGAACCAAAGATAATATCCGATCCCGAGAAGCGTCTTTCGAAAGCCGCCCCACTCTGACCAGAACGTCGTGTCGCGCACATAAGTGTTGACGTCTTCGGTCGCAGCTCGCGTGCCCTCCTTCGTGATTTGTTGAAAATCGATGTGCTCACGGTCGCGGAAGCGATCGAGCAGCTTTTCAAAGATCATTCGATCGGCCAGCGTGCTGTGCCACTGTTGGTTTGACGATGCTGCGACGACCGTCACCATTACCTCGCTGAGGTTCCACGACACGACGTCGATTAGAAAGACGAGCGTCGCCAGGATCGTCCCTGTTTTTTCGTCTCGCTGGGCAAAAGCCGCTATGGCGACGAAGAAGAACACCGTCCAGCGGAAGGCTCCTACGGCCGACGCCCTGTGAAGTGCGATTGGTGTAACGCTCATGCGATTTGTCCCCCTTTGACCTTTATTAGGGTCCCAAGGCCGGAATCGTCACGCGATTTTTCTATCCCTTGTGGTTCAGACAAAAGAGGAGGCACAGCACACGGTGTCTGGACAACCCCCCGCAAGCGAAGGCACCCTGCCCTGACAGGGAGACGGGCATGTCCTTCAAAGTCATCGACGGCGGCGGGCCGAGCAAGGAAGAACGCGACAAAGTTCAAGCGCATGAGGAGCAAGTTCGCAGGCGCGAGTGGGCAAAGGGGGATATCTCATGGGCCGTCCGGGAGTGCGCAGCCAATTTGCTCAGAATCGTCCGTGGAGCGGGCAAGCCACATGAGCTGCTGCTCCAAATGAAGAAAGTCATCGATAGCGCCGTCAAGTTTCAAGAGGTGCACGGCTACTGGCCCGATGATGTGATTGCCGCGGAGCTGCATCTAGATGATGAAAGGCAAGAGATTCTTGAGCGGTGCCGCGCTGGCAACTTAAGTCAGGCGGACATTGACCGTTGGCGAAACGATGGGACGCTTGACGAAATGTCGGCTGAGTACATCACTTTTTGCGGTGCACTCCAGGTAATCGCATCGCGCATGATCGGTCAGAAGACTCAGGAGAGTGCGGGCGACAGCGAATTTCATCGGGGCCTCCGGGAACTGGAAGAGGTTCGAGAAGGGCGGCGGCGGAGAGCCCTGCAGGAGATGCGCGCTAGTCGCGCAGCACCCGCTCGTCGCAAGACCATCAAGAAGCGAAAGCTGAAGCCGCGCACCCCTCCCGGAGGAATTGTGCTGTAGGAGAGATCTCCACACCCACGACCCGCAGTAGCCCGACGCCATCCCGACCTACTGGGAATCGTCAATTTGACTCAGCTCTGGTCAGGCCATTCTTGGCGGGATGCCTCGCCCGACCAGACGCATCACCCCCGCCCTGCCAGATGGCCGCCCGGTCAAGATTACCCTTGGCCAGATGCGCGAGACCGGCGCGCGCGGCGTCATCGTGTTCTGCGAGGACTACCGCTGTAGCCATAACGTGAAGCTGGCGCCGGACGTGGTCGATCAATGGCCGGATGAACTCCGCATCTCCGATCTGGAGCCTCGATTCGTCTGTGGGGTCTGCGGCAGGCGAGGCGCCATCGTCCGGAGGGATGATCCACCGCCTCGGATGGGAACGGGGTAGCTCGGTGGATAAGAAAAATCGGCGCTGTCAACCGATCTCGGCAAGCGGCAGCATACCCTATCCCCGATTCGGACCTGACTGCGATGCCAGCGAGCGCAAGTGCAACCAAAGACGACATTGCGCGAAAGGCGAAGCAACTCGTCGACCTTCACCACGAAACCAGCCTTGTGATCACGATCCTAAGGTTTGCGCGGAGTGGACACGCCACGGACGTGATGGTTGAGCAAGCGATTGCGCTGGTCGAGCGGCATATCGCCGTCGCCCGCGATCAGGGGGACGACGGTATGCTCAGGTCGGCGGTCGATCTCAAGGCAGGTCTTGAGGAAGCGCTCAAAAATGGCGTCGAGTCGTTGCGATCGAAGTTAGGTCCCACCAACGAAGCACTTAAGGTTGAAGAGCCGTTGGCGCGTGCACGGCGGGCACTTGGACATGAAATACGTCGCCAGCACCGGTGTGCGGGTGGAATTGTCGATATCTTCGATCTGACGGCGGATGAGCTGATCGAGTGCAAGTTCCGAGGGTCGAGCGCGGCCCTCGGTGAAGCGGCAGGACAGCTAAAGCGCTACTCGAAATCGTTTCCGGGAACGTCTTTGAGCATTGCTGTCCGCAGCATCGAACCTGAGGCGAGTTGGCTTGCCGATGTTCTGCGCCGTCAGGGTATCGTCATCATCGAAATCGAGCCTGGCTGAAGAAGGCCAGGGTCTGTACAGTGATCCGCTGAATTGAGAATCGCCTATAGCTCGGCGGCAATTGCGGCTGAGGATAGATCCATGAAATTGATAAGCGAGCGCCCCTACTCCGATCCAGAGGCCGCGGCGCGCAAGCTGATCGAGCTCGCCATGGGCATCGAGGCGGTTCAGGACGGCCGCATTCATATCGAAAAGATCAACGCGCCGTTCCTCTCGAAGCTCAAGGCATCAGGCCCAGAGTTCGGTGCCGGCATCAAGCATGCGATCAATCAGGGCTGGCTTGAGCTTCATGAGAGCGGGACTTACGTGCGGCTATTGACGCCCGGGAGCCTTCTCGGAGGCTGACAACCCGTAAATTTCCCAAGTTCTAGCGCGTGAGCTGGCGTGTCCTCATCCATTGGTCGGACTCGACACCGTTGGGCGGCCCATGGTTGCATCCCACGTTTCATAAAACCATGGGGGGACCAAATGAGAATTATCGCACTCGCCTTCGCACTTGCACTCGTCGCGACCGCAGCTAAGGCGCAATACACCAGCGGCACCGGCTCCAATCCGAATAGCCACACCACTTCGGGCTACACCAGGAGCAACGGCACCTACGTGCAGCCTTACACCGCTACGAACCCGAACGGCACCCAGAGGGATAATTACGGCACGTCGGGCAACTACAATCCAAACAACGGAACATTCGGCACGCGCACGCCGCGGTACTGAGTCCGATGTCCGTGTACCGGCTGGCGCCCATCGACATCAGAGCAAACGATGAGAAATGGGCAGCCTCCAACCTCAAGGAAGCAGTCTGGGTCGAAGCGCCAGACGAGATGGCCGCACGCCATTTCGTCGAGAGTGCCACTTTGAGGATGGTTGATTTCAAGCCGGGGCGACCATTGATCTTCTCGCCTTGGCTTGATGATGTTGTGACGTCGTGTCACCGCGATCTGGAGGCCGAGACTGTCCCACCAGGACATCTTCGCACCCAGGCCGGGAAGCTGGTCGCCCTTCCCGCGGCCTGACTTACGATAATGGGTATTATTGAAAATTAGACCCGGAACTCGCTGACCGACGCGCCGTTCCGAGTTCGGGCAGCCTCGGGCCGCATTTACAAATTTGTGCTAGAATCGACTAGAAATTGGTCTAGGAAGGAGGCGCCGATGACGGAAATTACCAACATCACTAGCGCCTTCACCGCTGACCAGGTCGTGCGGCTAACTGGCCTCTCGATGGGGCAGCTTGCCTATTGGGACAAGCTTGGCTTTTTTCAGCCGCAGTACGGGTCGGAAGATCGGAAGACGCCTTATTCCCGAATTTACTCTTTCAAAGACGTAGTCGGGTTGCGAACACTGAGCATTCTGAAGAGCAAGTATAAATGCTCGCTGCCTCATCTGCAGACAGTCGCAAAGGAGCTCGCGTCCTACAGCATGGCGCCGTGGGCCGAGATCACGCTTTACGTGCTGAAAAAGAAGGTCCAGTTCAAAGAACCGGACACCGGCCGAGTTCGCGGCGTCGTTGACGGTCAATACGCCCTTCTGCCCATTGCCAGTGTCATGGAAGATGTCAGGAAGGCCGCCGAGCAACTGCGTCAGCGCGAGCCTGGGCAAATCGGCCAAGTCGAAAAGCACCGTTACGTATCGCACCATGCGGCCGTTATTTCCGGCACGCGCATTCGGGTAGCGACAATTCTGCGATTTATCGAAGCTGGCTATTCGACTGCCAGTATTCTCAAGGAATACCCGAGCCTGACGGAAGCGGACGTTGAGGCCGCGAAACGGCACGGGAAAGACGGCTTGGCTGCCTGATGGCCGATCGACCGTCATTGAGATTATTTCTCGATGAAGGTGTCCCGGATTCTGTAGGCCATGCTTTCATGGAGCATGGCCATCAGGTAGCTTTCCTGAACAAGGAACTGGTTCGAGGATCGCCAGATCACCTTGTCTGTGCGATCGCGGACATCAACAATGCGGTCCTTGTCGCTCTCGATGGCGACATGAAGCGGATAGCGCAGGGACACGGCGTAGGTTCTGGCAAGTACCTAAGGCTAGGCCTCATCAAGCTGTCTTGCTTCGAACCAGATGCTGCTGCGCGCGTTCGCGAAGCCATGTCGCTAATTGAACACGAATGGAACGTCACCGCCGGCAAGGAAGGCCGGCGAATATTCGTCGAGATCAGCGACAAAGTCATCAGGTCGTTTAGGTAATTCAGATGTGGGCCGGTGATAAACTGACGCGCCGCGCCATAGAGGTCATCCGTCGCCTACCGACCGAAGCCGAATACGCTCGGTTTATGCCGATCAAGCTGGAAGGAGCCGGCACGTCCTGGGTGCCGAGGCAGCACAACTGCCACGCAAACGTCGCCACAGTCGTCAATTGGTATGAAGGCTTGAAGCACGTTTTCGGTTATCTGGTTCTATCTCCTCAGATGACCGGCCTGTCGCACTGGATCGTTATGGCTCATTCACTTGTCGAGCCGCCAGAGGGCGGCCTCTTGGAGGTCACGCCTGATGCCGGCACCGAAGATGTGCCGTTCATCCATCATCGCGACGATCTCTCATTGCACGAAGAGTTCAGGAAGGTCGTCAAAGTTTTTGTGCGTCCCTCCGACATAAAATAGGGGCCAAGGCTGGTTAGCCTTGGCCCCCTCGTCCTAGCGACAGGCGAGCATCACATATGCAGGTGCCGTTTCAGGCAGTCTCCTGTTGAGACGATGACGTTCATCAGGCTGTCCTCGTCGAACGCGGCATCCGGATTGCCGTTCGGAGAGTACTTTCCGTTGCTAACATCCTCAACGTAGGTCAGGACGGCCAGCGCTCCCGAGAGCGTTGTAGGAACGGTTGTCGTCAAATCCCATCGGGCATCGCTCTCCTGCTCCCCAAAGGTTTTTTCCTTCTCCGGATCGGGGCTGACAGTTCCGGGAACGAGCACTTTCAGCGCTTGGTCGTATTCCGTGTTGGCGGTCTTATGAGCCTCGATCAGCCCGAAAATCGGATCGGACCCGACATTGGAAGGCGCCACACGTTCTACTTGCTGCATGCCCACAGGCTGCCGCAGCAGCCCCGCAACGATGCTACGGAGCAGGTCGTCCACTTCCGCATCTTCATCGTCGATCCCTTTGCGCCAATCGTAGGCTAACAGAATGGTCGCCTTCGCGCGCAGACCTTCAAGTGACGCCGTTTGGATCTCGGTAGCTTCGCGATAAAGCGAATAGAGCCGGTCCGCAGAATCGTCGCTCAGTTCTAATAGCCGATCAATGCCAAGTTCCGCTTCCAGCGCGGAACAAGCGCTCTTGTGTTCGTCGTAGGCGGCAATGATCTCCTTGGAGCGCTCTACGTCCGCGTCCCGCGTGACTGGCTTGTAAAGATGCGCAATGTGCGGCTTGGGGGCATAGGGGTTTTGCGTGTCGTCGAAGTCATCATCCTTGATGTTGTCATCGCCTCCCTCCGGCCCGACGTATTCATAGTAGGAGACCAGTCTTGTGTCCTCGCGTCGAGCGCGGTTTATGTCGATAGCGGAGCACCACAGCAGACACTTGTTGTTCGGAAGCCGCTCCATGTCGTAGCCGATCCAGACCGGATCGGTGGGTGTCCATCGCAGGGCAGCCGGCCGTTGAGGTGCTAAAGCGTCATATTCTTCTCGGGCGGCAGCATACTTAGCATCCAGGGCCTTATCGGCTTCAACAGCCTCAGGGATCAGTCTTGCAAGCTCCTTCAGGCGCGCATCAGCTTCACAGCTTGCGGAAGCCTCAGGTGCGAGCCCGAGATTGACGGTGCTTCCCACGATTGCAGAGCTGACGAGCATGTTCATGGCTACTCTCCTGTTGATCCGCGCCCCGGAGTTGGGAATGTCCATGAGAGCGGATGGTTCTGGCCGTCCTGATACGGGCTGACATGCATCCCGCCCGCTTTCCCGATTTGAGGAGGCTGTTAAGAATTGTCCGGCGCCCGTGGCGCCTTTAGCTACCGCGTTGCTCATGTCAGTTCTCGGATTTGATGATTGATGATGACTGCGCACCGCCCGTGAACAGTCTGTTGTGATGTCCGGCGAGCCTATGGTTGCTTCACCTCCCTTCCGGCTTGCCAATCGAACAGTTGGGGCCAAAGGGGATCGAAGTGTTCGCAGAGAGCTTCGAAGGCAGCGCGGGCTGCGCTCTCAACTAGATCGATTTGCAGTCGCGGCCAAACGGCCGTTGCCTGGACTTGCGGAGTCCAATGGCTTGAGGAGAAGCCTGCGCGCACGGCTTCGATGGTTTCGTGGAAGTACCCCTCGCACTGACCAACGGTGCCGAACCTGAGGGCGAGTACGCCAATTTCGCGCTGCTGCTCTGGTGACAACTGATCCCAAGCCTTGCCGGCATCGAACGAGGCAAGTTCGTGAAACGTGGGAAGCCGATCCGAGAGAGGTATTTCAGGCTCTGGCGCGATGTCCGCAGGAGCATCGCTGCCGCGGCGCACGCCGATAATTGTGCGCGCATTCCAGATGGCAGCGCGCTTGCGCTCGCCTTTCTGCAGGAGAACATCGACCATGCCGCGGGGCGTCTTGGCGCCAGCGCTAACGCTAAGCACGACTTCTCCGGAGCCGGTCACGTCACCACGCAGAAGGTGGCGCGCCGGGACCTTGACGAGTGAGTTTTGGTTGGACGGGGCGAGCATGTTGGTAGCTCCTCAGAAGGCCGAACGGCGCACGCCATCAGCATGGATGCCAAAGGCCGACACGAATGTGGTTTCGACGGTCAGACCGCTGCGCTGGCGCCAAGCTGTCACCTGCATCGCCACGTGATCGCGATAGAGTTTGGAGGCCTGACGGATGTAGCGGGGAGCGCAGGAGCCGAAGGTCCGCATCGCCTCGCGGCGAACCAGCGCCTCATAGACCTCGCGGTTGAGCTTGCCGGTGACCGGGTCAGTGAGGTTCGCCACCGTGAGGATTGCATTGCTAGTTGCCATCGCCGCCTCTATGTGGTTAATACCCATCCCGATAGGTATAAACACTAATTGGCTCCGATGGTGATGTCAACCAGTTTGTTGGGTATAAAACCTATTTTTGTGAGTTCAGCCCACAGGGAAATCTGATGCTGTCGACTGGAAATCAGCTACGGGCCGCGCGCGCCTTAGCGGACATGGATCAGGGCGCGCTGGCTGAGGCGGCGGGAGTCAACGTCAACACCATCCGCAATATGGAAGCTTCCAAGGACGAGACGATCAAAGCGAACAATCAGACCGTCGTCGCTGTGCAGAAGGCTCTAGAACAAGCCGGCATAGAGTTTCTGAATCACGGACAGCCAGGTGTGCGATTGAAAGCCAAGTAGTCTTCCCTTGCTGAATGTCGAAGACGCCGAGCCCCTTCCCTTTGAGGGCCTTCTTGGCCCCTCGCCGAGCCCCTACGCCTTCTGTTGGCGCAGCCACCGCGCCCATTGAAAGCCGAGCTCTTCCGGATTAGATTCTGGTCACTCGCCGATTTGGTTGAACCGTGATGGTTCACTTCGTCGTGCAGTCTTACCCCTGATGCGGCTTGGGCACCGCAGGTACGACAGCACGGATCGGTCCCATGGCGGGTGCCATCAAAACCATCAAGCTCTTGTTGACCGCTGCGTGCTTGGCGCTCTGTGCCGGCGCGTGGCTGCGCTCGCCGGCCAACACTGCCGGCACAGTCCCCGGTTTCATTGAAGCTGCGCCCGCGCCGGAGAAGGCCAATGGCTGAATCCGACTACATGCCGTACTTGATCGCGAATAGCGGCAAGACGGATGCAAATTTCCTATCCGGCGCCGACAGCATCCTGAAGTCGTATCGCGAGGGAAAGGACTTCGCGTATCAGCAAAAGTTGCGCGGCGCGTTTAGTGATGAAAACGGCGGGGTGCCCCGCGATCCCAAAACGGGAGATGTTGATTGGGGAAAGACATACGAACGCCTCCTGCAACTCGGCGGGGTCGGGGCCATCGACCAGGCGTCAAAGCTGGCTGAAACCGGTTTCCAGCAGGACCGCTATCGAAATGCGCCTACCGTCCAAGCCATTCTCCAGCCGCCTACCACTTCGCAGCCGGCGCCGAATTTCCCGCCCTCGGCATCGCGCAACGCGCCGGCCGTTGTTGCGCCTCCCCTCGCGCGCGGCGGCGTAGTACCGTCGTCCGGACCTGCGGCGCCCCAGGGTACTCCAGCCCCCGTCTCCACCGCGTCAGGACCTGTTGCGGCGGCGCCTGATGGATCTTGGCGCGGTGGTGATGCCAAGGGATCGCTGATCGGCTTCTTGTCCGCTAACGGCGTACCCGAGCAAGATCAGGGATCGGCCGCGAACATTCTTGGCGGTCAGCTCGCTGCCGTAACCGGCCGGCGTATCGACCCGAACGCGCCGCTCGACATGAATAACATGCAGGTCCGGCAGGTGCTCGCTAACTTCAGGCGCGGAGGACTGCAGCAGAATGCTGCTCCCGCCGTAGCGAGACCAACCGCTCAGCCGCAGATGCCCCCAGTTGGAGCGCCGGCCGGCTTGCCGGCTGCAAGCGCTCCTCAGCCTCAGATGGCCGCAAGGCCAGCCATGGCGCCGAGCGCGGGCCCGGCCCAGCCAACCCAGCCGGCTGACCCGACCTTAGGCGGATTGATCCCGGCCGGCTATCCCGACCCCGCCGCGTACGTGCAGCGATTGGAAGCTGTGGCTGGTAGCGGCCGCGTGCTGCCCGACCAGCTCAAGGTATTGGAAGGCCGCATCCAAGCCATTCACAAGGCTCTGGAGCCCACGCCGGATATGAAGAACGCGCGCGCGGCCGGCATGAGCGTACGCGAATATATCGATCGCAACGACAACGCCAACACTGAGCGAGCGATCCTCAGCGGCAGCATTTTGCCAAAGCTCGACAAGTCCCAAGACACCGCGTCGGCAGCGCGCGACGAAATCCTGGCCATCCACCGTTCGCGAGAACAGCTCGACGCACCTGGCGGCATCTTTTCCGGCACGGCAGCAGATACACGCCTGAAGCTGGCGAAGGTTGCGGAGTTCATGGGCGTCCCGAACGCGGACAAGATCGCGAACACTGAAGCTTTCGGTAGCGCCATCGGCTCTCGCACGCTTTCACTGGTGAAGGGCCTTGGTGCCGGGGCCGGCATTTCCAACGCTGACCGCGACTTCGCTGCGGCTATGGCCGGCGGAAACATCAAACTAGACGAGAAATCGATCCGCCGGATCCTCGACATCGGTGAACGGGCTGCTCGAGCCCGCATTGATCAACACAACAACCTTGC encodes the following:
- a CDS encoding anti-phage dCTP deaminase; this encodes MCAAFSRIDFPEIFLGFVAPVGVEMISSLKHFRTHFERFGYNVIPIKVTDVFKELQTVVKPREELVPSPPHIRLERYIKYGNQLREFFEDDAILAGLTIASIVRERVKQATDKVSTPNKTVFFLYQFKRREEVDLLRSIYGRVFFQVSIYSRYGARVEHLAKSFARAENSGTSDPFRSKAEAIVQTDQNEADNTHGQRVSAIFHNGDLILNSDASDQALEDQICRFVNLLFGSNKISPTRDEYGMFVAKSAALRTLDLSRQVGAAVFSSDGEILSMGSNEVPKAHGGTYWSDDPKKIDDRDYVREYDSNDLRKRELLSELTKALDVKTEAATLPAVKNTQFMDALEYGRIIHAEMSAICDAARLGRALGGATLYSTTFPCHMCAKHVVAAGIAKVVFLEPYPKSLTASLHGDSVRIEGADRGRYQDYPAVDFVHFHGISHRRYRELFERTKRKDPSGHFLEWHNPFVDEHGTKTPRPLIDLQFPFYLELEKITVEAYKNLISPPKVTDGLVAAASPEAAQKTTEN
- a CDS encoding DUF433 domain-containing protein, producing MTEITNITSAFTADQVVRLTGLSMGQLAYWDKLGFFQPQYGSEDRKTPYSRIYSFKDVVGLRTLSILKSKYKCSLPHLQTVAKELASYSMAPWAEITLYVLKKKVQFKEPDTGRVRGVVDGQYALLPIASVMEDVRKAAEQLRQREPGQIGQVEKHRYVSHHAAVISGTRIRVATILRFIEAGYSTASILKEYPSLTEADVEAAKRHGKDGLAA
- a CDS encoding DUF5615 family PIN-like protein, with the translated sequence MADRPSLRLFLDEGVPDSVGHAFMEHGHQVAFLNKELVRGSPDHLVCAIADINNAVLVALDGDMKRIAQGHGVGSGKYLRLGLIKLSCFEPDAAARVREAMSLIEHEWNVTAGKEGRRIFVEISDKVIRSFR
- a CDS encoding helix-turn-helix domain-containing protein, producing the protein MLSTGNQLRAARALADMDQGALAEAAGVNVNTIRNMEASKDETIKANNQTVVAVQKALEQAGIEFLNHGQPGVRLKAK